Genomic segment of Candoia aspera isolate rCanAsp1 chromosome 2, rCanAsp1.hap2, whole genome shotgun sequence:
ATGGACTCTAAAActaaccaccccatttctaaaacaccaaaattattctttttgtttctgtgtaacctaagagaggctttttacagcaaagagaTGCTAGGTCTCTTGGTGATctgcattattttggggattttaaaacttttttttaaattctgaaacTTGAGTTTTTCTTCATGTATAAAGTGTAAGGTTGAGagtttaaataattgtttttctactgctttttttaattgaattttgaGGGTTATAGACCATTTCCCTTACTTGATGAATCTGCGGAGTTGAATCTTTAtctttctgtttccactttccctTGGGAAACTGTCTCTGCTTTCACTTTTTATGACTTTGGTTAGATATATCCGTAAACAATGAGTTGGGGGATTTCTTCAATATCCCAGACTCTGTTTGGTTAACTCACTGGagagcaccataatctactgtagTGAGACGTGGAGGAAATCAAAcagattttcaattatttctacCAAGAGGTTATTCAAGCCTTTGAACACCTCTAAGAATTTGTGAATAAAAAACTGTGCCAGCAATTGGGGGAATAAACTGATAAAGCtgaaaaatacaattataaagaTGTTGCCTTAAAGAAGAAGATTGGGATTAGGATGTTGGAGCTAAAAGCACAATGGGgaactgaactggaaaaatttGATGGTGAGGGAGATTTGTGTCTGAAAAGAGAATGTGGATATACTGTATTGATGGAACATCAAGAAAGAGAATTGGGTTTTGAATGTTGGAAGATCTTTAAAGAATATCTGGACTTTTTGAAGGGGGCTGTAGAAGAACTGGAGATTTTTAAGGGGAAAGCTCTGGTTTACTTTCAAATGGGATAAAGGCTAAGTATCTTTGGATGgccttttaaggatttggattgaTGTTTCTGGGTTTTTTGGATATTATTCTTATGTTTGCTAAAGCTATTTCTTTTGTATGCATATTAGGATTAAAATGTAGACAGTTTATGTTGTATTTTACATTAGTTTTCTATTATGGTAGACAGGAGTAAAATTAAAGTGAGGACGGATATTATTTACTCATTTCTTTTTGGGGGGCGAAAAACTAGGTTGGAGGGGGTCAttatgtgactttttaaaaaaaacgggaATAAAAAATTGTTCTGGATGAGTCTGTTTTCTTGTAAATTGAAacaaattatagaaataatgtttattatggttTAACTTGGAGCAAGAGATTGATACTGGGTTCCTGTATATCTTTGttgcagaaagtcagaagtcaccctCTGTGtagtttttcttgtattttcacacctttttagttttttcttctttctttgtagatttttgtttcatactttttagtttttacctatattttgaaaattgaaaaagtttgaattaaaaaaaaagaattcttggaatttattttcttttccatctcagaTACACAAACTGGAAGCCATTTCTACATCCTTGGTTATAGTCAAAATTATCTCTTGGACAAAAAGGGCTGAATGGACTGCTGGGGTCATTCCTGCAGCTACAGGAAGGTCCTATGAAAGAAAAGGCATTTGGAGATCCACAGGGTTCCTCAGACCTATTTGGAGTTGTGTTACAGGACAGAGAAAGAATGGAGAGACGACCTCTAGCAAGAGAGGGAACTGGAAAAGGCCCTTCTGCTGCTcagcctgggagctgtggggagaTCCTGGCAagaactgggcagaagaccctgaagGAGGAAACCAGCCGTTCAGAAGCTCAGCCCTGGAACTGCAGGAGGGTGCAATACCAGGAGGCCGAGGGTCCCCGAGGTCTTTGCAGCCGGCTCCACTCCTTGTGTAGTCAATGGTTGAGACCAGAGAAGCACACCAAAgcgcagatgctggacctggttgttctggagcagttcctggccctgcTGCCCCTGCAGATGGAaagctgggtgcgggagtgcggaGCAGAGACCAGctgccaggcggtggccctggccgagggcttcctcctgagccgggcggaggagcagaaggagcaggTCGGGTTGCAGGTGAGAGACCCTCATCTTGGGAGCCCAGAAGGGCCTTGAATGGAATAAATGTGTTTGAATCCTTAACCCCTCCTTTCAAGAGTTCTCTGGCATTCATACTATGTGGAGATGTTTCTCTAATTCTTGTAGGACATTGTTCTCCATTCCAGAGGATAGATTTGGGATAGCCTCGGTCCACTTGACGATGTGCGATGTCcgttaattcttcttcttttctcctgcctacTATTCAAGCCCTTTGCTGTGGAGATCAGAGATCCTGCGGGAAGGAGGAATCCATCCAATCCCCCATGGGAGCAGTTTTTCAGGAGGATCTCTCAGGAAGATCCAAGTCAGGACACCTCAGGAGGTAATCGAAGGTCCTCCCATTCCCAAGAGAGATCCCAGCTGTCTCATCTCCTCTGTCTTCTCTTCTATGGAATACCTCCTACTTTAGTAATTATTCATATTGAAATTCTCTCTCTGTCACAGGGAAGACCCAAACAAAGTTGTCTGCTCTTTATGATGGAGCTGAAACAGTGGTTGAACCTCCAACTCAAGTAAGGAAGAAATTTATTGATTAAAAttgtatttccttttccttcaggAAGTCACGTTGGTGTACACAGCactctctccttccatttttccctcttgttttcTTGTTCCTGAGCAAAATAAAAGATTCAAGTGAGATTCTTACTAGGAAATCTTTTTTAAGACTAGTATTTACCTCTCCTTGTGCTGGATACTCTCCCTAGTTTTCAATAACTAATTTTACAAAATCCTTCAAGAGACCCATTCTTTTGGTAATTCTTTGACTTGGAATTGGGCAAGGCTGCTCAAAAACAACTAAATACTCACACTGGCAcatcaccatttttaaaaagccttgtttACAACCGGTGATAAGAAAAATAAGCACATTAGATTAAAAGATAAGGCAGGCTATTAAAGTCCAATGAAGGTGGCCAGATGGAAAAGTCTCTTAAGTAAAAATTGTTCTGAAAGAGCACGTAATCAAGGCACTTTTGGCTTCCAAGTAGTTTCTAATCCTCTGACTAGAATCCTGGATTTGCAAGCTTTGCAAAGGCCGAGAAATGTCCCTTTTCTCCTCTGTCTTGTCTCCCATTCAGCCAATGGCTCACACTATTAGCAGCTTCCTTGCAATCTGAGGGGGACCAGAAACTGGGTTGCGTGTCTCTTTCATGAAGGTGTTGAACATGGACAGGATTGGTTCTTCTGGGGACACCATAAGCCATTTTCTGAAATGCTAGAATTCCCCGCCCCCATTTCCTTCCTCAAACACAGGATGGATGGATCGGAGTCACTGATAGGTAGGGTTTCCAAGGCATCTGCCAGGTGATTCTCTTCAGATGCTGAGTCTTTTGATGATGGATGGATCAATCTATCCATCAtcaaaatgaaggaaggaaacgGAGGTTCCTTTCATTGACTGGCACTGACAGTCCTGCAGAATCAATCAAGTTGATAAAACCCGcctgaaatatttcttcagtCAAAGGACTTTGGCTCTGCCCATTTTCTTGCCTAAATTTTGGGATCCTACCAAGCATAGCCATTTTATTTTGTGAACAATAGGGCAGAGCTTGTAAATCCTCCTGGGCCTCttgtgttctttctttccttgttcaGGAGGGTCCTGTGTCCTTcgaggaggtggctgtgtgtttctccgaggaggagtggTCTCTCCTGGATCCTTGCCAAAAAGCGCTTCATTGGGAAGTCATGCTGGAAAATTATAGGAACgtggcctctctgggtaagggTTTGCTACTCTCCACTCAGAGAGTTCGGGAAGACATTTTGTAGTTAGCTGTTCCTTCTTAAAAAATCCCCCACCAGATGTCATCCcctgggagggagaaggaaaaggtcCAGCCTTCTCCTGCTCCGAGGAAGGAAAGAGGTCAGTGGCTCTCTGCTTAGATGCATCCAATGCCATTTCTCGTCTGGtgaatttttccatttccatttaaaCATATGAGTGACAACCTAAGTCCTTGGCTTGAGGAGATGCTCAACTCCATCATGCTGATTTCAGCTTTTGGGGCCCAGATGCTTCCCTGTCTGTCCTAGGAAGGATTGTCATTTCTTCAGGCTCTTGGGTGGgtgcctcttcttccttttcatttctgtccTGGGCCTTGGGATTAGGGGTGAAAAGGTGCCGTTTCTCCATTGCAAATATGCTGTTTAGGGTTAACAGAAGACCTCTAGGATTTCTTCTCTGCAAGCATGTGATTTtggcaagagaaaaatgaatagcaAATGGAGGTTAGTTTGGGTAGGAAGAAAAGGACGAGTTTCAGAATGGATTTAGTTCTCACAGGGCTTTGGTGGAATTCACCCCCTCCAATAAATGTTAGGTTTTCTCCTGATACCTCCTTGGATGTTTCCCCCGATTCTTCCTTAACTCAGAGCTGACTCTCCATGGGAATTGAGTATATTTggataattataaacaaaaaggaTGCTTTTGATGTTTTCTAAGAAATTATATTTTCTATACCATGCTACTGTAAGCATGCAAAATTGTAAGATATTGGAATTTGGccaaatttcagaaggaaattcaTATGACTTCCTGAAGTTTGATGATTTTCTCTAGCCTTGCtgtcattttcatttctcttttcttttcaaggaAATCATGTATGGGAGAATAAAGATTCCAGGGAACCTTTTCAAATGATCAGGCCTGGAGACAGAACGGAGCAGCCTGCAATTCAAATGGGACTAGAAAAGCATGAGAGAAACCAGTCAAAGAATTGGGATCAGGAAAGCTCCTCTTCCCTTGATGCTCAGATGCAAGACTTTCTTGCCCAACaaggaaaaattaagaaaaaacatATTGGGAAAAGTGTAAAACTATTCAAAGACAAATTAGATGCACATGAACCCTATCCATCCCAAGCCAAAGGAGAAGATTATATACGTAGAGacaatggaaaaaattacaaCTGGACTTTCATTCTTTCTCATGAAAATGGGTCCCAtacttctcataaaaggatccacacaggagagaagccatatatatgtttggaatgtggaaagagcttcagaagaAACAGTCAACTTATTTCCCATAActggatccacacaggggagaagccatataagtgcatggagtgtggaaagagcttctgtGAAAATGCATCTCTTATgagacataaaaggatccacacaggagagaaaccatataaatgcatggagtgcggAAAGACCTTTACTCAGAGCAGCCAtcttatttcccataaaaggatccacacaggggagaagccatataagtgcCTAGAGTGTGGAAAAGGCTTCTATGACAATGCATCCCGTATGAGACATAAAAGGATTCATACAGGGGAGAAGCCCTATAAAtgtgtggagtgtggaaagggtttCAGCGAACACAGTAATCTTATTtcccataaaagaatccacacaggggagaagccatatacaTGCAGAGTGTGTGGAAAAAGCTTCTGTGAAAATGCATCTCGTATGAAACATGAAAGGATCCACAGagaggagaagccatataaatgcatggagtgtggaaagacctttattcagaaTAGTcagcttacttcccataaaaggatccacacaggggagaagccatatcaaTGCAGAGAGTGTGGAAAGACATTTACACACAGCAGtcatcttacttcccataaaaggatccacacaggggagaagccatatcagtgtatggaatgtggaaagacctTTGCTCAGACCAGTACTCTTACTTTCCATAAaaagatccacacaggagagaaaccacatAAATgtgtggaatgtggaaagagctttagaaTGAGTAGCtctcttacttcccataaaaggatccacacaggggagaagccatataaatgcatggagtgtggaaagagcttcagaatAAATAGCTCTCTTACTTACCATaacaggatccacacaggggagaatcCATATAAATGTGTGGAGTGCGGAAAGGGCTTTGCTAATAGCAGtcatcttacttcccataaaaggatccacacaggggaaaaaccatataaatgcagagagtgtggaaagacctttactcATACCAGTCAACTTATTTCCCATAACTggatccatacaggggagaagccatataagtgcatggaATGTGGAAATGGCTTCAGCCACCACAGTagtcttacttcccataaaaggatccacacaggggacaaaccatataaatgccaacattgtggaaagagcttcacttGTAGTAATTCCCTTACTTAtcataaaagaatccacacaggggagaaaccatataaatgcatggtgtgtggaaagagctttaacAATAGCAGTCATCtttcttcccataaaaggatccacacaggggagaaaccttaCGAATgtgtggaatgtggaaagagcttcaggaggAGCCATGACCTCATTTCCCATACACAGATCCATTTGGGTGAGAATCCATGTAAATTCTACATTTAGTTGGTTAAATCTATGCATTTCCTATTTGCTTATAGTGAACCAGGAAAGGACGGGGTTTTTTTGTGTCTGACCCTTGTAACTGGCCGCCCCAGAGAGATGAATTTAccaatgaaaacaaaagcaatggGCATATGCTCTTTTAAATATGAACAGCAGATTTTTGAAGGTACATTTGAATGTGGCCAATGCTATTGCATATCTATaagaaatattcttttttttttttaagtttacattTATTCCAGTTTACATTTCCaagaaaatggccattttaaGCATCTCAGATTTTGGGCTATGCAATTTTTTGGATATGTTGTCTTTACTGTGTTTTTACAAGTGATCTTCCTGCTCCCCAATTGTTTGTTCTTCCCACTTGATCGTGGTTCTGGGGGGGATGTGAACAGGCAGACATTTAACAGGCGCTGCTTCCCCAGGCAGTAGAAGGAGCTGCATCTCCCTGCTCCACCTCTTCAAGGCAAAGCGTTGTTGGCGCTTCTTCCGCTATAGCAGACCTGCAGATAGAAATTCAGCTGATCCACAGTCCCTTCCCATAGcttaaactttccttcttttgcccAGTTCCCTTACAATcgttccccctccctttcccattCGTGAACACAGTCACAGTTTCTCAGAGGACCCTACACTTCTCTGTCCTCCCAAAAAGTCGGAAATGGTGCAGCAGAGAGGTTCTGGGCTCTGAAGCAGTATTGTGATCCAAAGGGAACGCAAGCTCCatcaaagcagagagagagatggagtgtGATACTGAATTCTCCCACTGAATAATTGTGAGACTGAATTAAAAGTGACAACTAAGTGGATTTGTGCTTTAAATTTCTcatgaatttccttccttccttccttccttcttttgtcccAAGTTGGGGATACTcaggagaatgagaatgaaaACGACTCCAGTGTGCTGACATTGCAAATGATCAAGGAAGAAGGGAGACCTTTGGAAATCAGTGAAAGCCCAAGTAAAAtaataagaaattaagaaaagcTACTTCAGAAAACTTCTTCAGTTCCTCCGGACCAAACAGCAGAAATGAGAAGGGGAAGTGCCTCTGGGATGTGAAGATACCAAAATAATAATCAGACTCGCATCCACAGGGTAGAACTGAGCCCTGAGTCGACCAGTCtgaatgcagaagaagagaaCCTTTTTTTGGTCAAAGGCCCCTCCTGAGGTGAGAGAATCGTCACACGCACGTCAATGTGgagtgtgtggaaagagcttcggGATGAAGAATTCCTCTCTGACCAGAGGAGCCAGAATGAGGAGAAGTCGCCGAAATGAGTGTGCAAAAGGCTTTTTTCAAGAATTGGGGCCCTATTTTTGTCTTCTATGACAAGGGCTAAGAgtctaaatttgatttaaataaaattaattaaatatcaaTCAAGTGGTTACTTTCCAGGCATGTATCAAATCCTCTTTCTCTTTAGTGGCATTAAAAATTAGTCACATGAAAGTGTTTGGAAGGATTTGGGTGGGGGAGATGCTGGTTTGAAGCTGTTTATTCATCTGCTTTGTTGTTTATACATTCAGttgcttccggctcttcgtgagttcatggaccagcccacgccagagtttcctgtcagtcgtcaacactcccagctcccccagggatgagtccgtcacctctagaatatcatccatccaccttgcccttggtcggcccctcttccttttaccttccactctccccagcatcaccatcttctccagggtgtcctgtcttctcattatgtggccaaaatatttcagttttgcctttaatatcgttccctcaagtgagcagtctggctttatttcctggaggaaggactggtttgatcttcttgcagtccaaggcactctcagaattttcctccaacaccacatttcaaaagcatcgatcttccttcgctcagccttccttatggtccagctctcgcagccatatgttactacggggaacaccattgctttaactatgcggacctttgttgtcagtgtgatgtctctgctcttgacaatttcatcgagattggtcattgctcttctcccaaggattaagcgtcttctgatttcctgactgcagtcagcatctgcagtaatctttgcacctaggaatacaaagtatttcactgcttctacgttttctccctctatttgccagttatcaatcaagctggttgccataatcttgttttttttcaggtttagctgcaagccagcttttgcacttccttctttcaccttcatcatgaggctcctcagttcctcttcgctttcagccatcaaagtggtatcatctgcatatctgagattgttaatgtttcttccagtgattttaactctagccttggattccccatgcccagcacgttgcatgatgtgttcatATGCTGCTGGAGAATAAAGAAATGATCTGAAAAGACAGAGAAGTCAACTCCATTCTTTTTAAATTGCTTCTTAACCACTTTTTCCTCTCCATTTAAATTCTTTgtagctattttttttatttccttgcatCTCACCTCGAAATGCAGAGTAATCTCTTCAAACCCCTCTTTCTTAGACAGGCAATAAGTTAGAGGGGCTCTTTCCCTCTACACCTGTTTGAATATTTCCTTTGTTTGCTTGCAATGGTGGCTCCCATTTTATAAAGTAATGAGGCAAAAGAAAGGCATTCTTCAAGTTATTTTTGTTAGGGTACAGGTTTCCTCAACATCCGGTCCTTTCTTCCCACCCCAGTTATCCTTCTTAACCCTTGTAATTTCAAATCCATTTCCCCTGAGTGCCCAGGCAGTGAAGAAGGAGCTCCAGTATCAAATCAATGAATCTCAGTCTCACAAGGTTTGTGCTCTGCACAGGTACAGGTACCCAGTGAAATCTTGGTGCAAACTCAAAAGATTGGATTGCGATGAGTATCAGGCTTGCAAAGCAAGGAGCAAGTCTCAGGAAGTTATAAAGCACTGTTGGTAAAAGTAGTGCAAATCTCCTGAAGGCGGGAGGGGGATCAGCTCACATCGGTTGCACGTGGAGGCCTTGTCTTCCCCCTCTGGCATTCATCTTCTCCCCCTCTGGTCCTGCCCTCCAGCCATGTAACCTGCAGGCAAGAGGCAGGCCTGGGGAGAGCCCATCCTGCAGAGACTGAGGCAGATGGGGGAAAGAACAGGAAAGGGCTGAGGTGGAGACGTCGGATGGGCGAAGAGCCTCAGCTTGGAGTGAGGGCAAGGAAACGAGCACAAAGCCAGATGCCATTGTAAGAATGTTTAGCTTTTAGAAACAAGAAGCGTTAGAAACTTTTCAGGGTAAGCCTTTCTCTCATGTTAGAGACTAGATAAGCATTTGAAAAAAGGAATGTGCTGTTCCATTGAAGTAATACTGTACATTCAAGGTTAGCTTCAGAGAAGTAGGCTAGCACTAATGAATAATGCATTCTATTCTAGTGGTAAGTAactattttatttcaaactaagCCCACTCTGCAGTTACTACATCAAATATTAGGATGATAATTAGAGTGAAGCAGATTggcaaatgaaattaatgtattCATGTGTCATCAGATGTATAAATACGAAATGATCTCTCTGTATTGTGTGGCCACCATATACAGGGTTATTCTGAGTTGCTCTGTATACTAATAAACTTATTTCTGACTCAGCCAATTAGaggtttcaattttttcccagatTTGGAAATGAACGGGAAGATTTCACTTTCTAACACCACCAACAAATCTCTTCTCTTTCTGAGTGCTGAAGCTGTTCAGGAAAGACAGCAGGCACCGGGCCACTTACGAGCCACAATCTTAACAGAGCACAGGAGTTCCCCCATTTTTTGCACTTGGAACCAATGTTCACACCTTTCCCCCAAACACTCTTTCCTAAGCACCACACAAGTGTTTTCCATGACATGCATTAGTTTCCATCCATTTGACAGCAACACTGTCTCATGTATTAATTAAcaaaggggaagaagaggaagaggaggagagaatcCCAGGTTAAGGAGAAGACACACCTTTTCACCCAAGTCCCAACAAGCACAGCCCACTGGGCATGTACACTCTTTGGTTCCTCCCATGCAGCTGGGAAATCAGCCAGACAACCCTGACCAGCAGAGATGAGACCTTCTCACTTACACCCATGCAGCTTTTTAGGGTGGCAGAGGTTCTTCAGTATGGCATGAAAACAAGACTCTCACACACTTCAAACAATGGAAGGGAAATGGCAGACATCAAACAGCCTCCCTAAAACAGGAGGGCAACAAGACACTTTCGTAGTAGCCGCATCAGGACATAGATCCTCACGGCTTCTTTCAGAAAGTCCACGGGTGCACACACACGCTCAGTGGGCTTAGTAAAAGATGCAGAGGCTCATTAGTAATaataatcattattattaataaccCCAGGACACAAGAAGGCAGctgaagcagaaaacaaaggTAGTGTGTGAGAACCCAGCCAGCCTctgattcagaaaacaaaactctttctgagtcagaggaggaaatagaaacttgcCGGGCTGAAACCCGGAAAGCGAAACctagagatgagtcagcagtgcaggaagagtcacaggcgctgattggccaatatTCGGAgtaggatttgaatcctccaatcagcatgtgccaacgatgggcagaaaagggtgcgaaggagaaggcagcccaattggctgcagaagggaataggcgcgcaaaggatcggcataaaaggcagacacgcaaggagcaagctgccggagacaaccaaacctacaagcctgcagcttccacAGAAGAGCCCTTACCAGCGtcagagacagcgtctgttaccGAAGAGGGATCAGCACCAGTGTTCTCCACTGAGGAGgactgcttctgctgccaccgaggatctccTCCTCACCAAAACCAGCAATCTCtgtcttgcatccagccttggacCTCCACGGTCTTCTTGTTTGCATTCCAGGTGCACTTCCTGTCCCAGTTCAAGGTTCCAACCGTGTC
This window contains:
- the LOC134491951 gene encoding zinc finger protein 345-like — translated: MIRPGDRTEQPAIQMGLEKHERNQSKNWDQESSSSLDAQMQDFLAQQGKIKKKHIGKSVKLFKDKLDAHEPYPSQAKGEDYIRRDNGKNYNWTFILSHENGSHTSHKRIHTGEKPYICLECGKSFRRNSQLISHNWIHTGEKPYKCMECGKSFCENASLMRHKRIHTGEKPYKCMECGKTFTQSSHLISHKRIHTGEKPYKCLECGKGFYDNASRMRHKRIHTGEKPYKCVECGKGFSEHSNLISHKRIHTGEKPYTCRVCGKSFCENASRMKHERIHREEKPYKCMECGKTFIQNSQLTSHKRIHTGEKPYQCRECGKTFTHSSHLTSHKRIHTGEKPYQCMECGKTFAQTSTLTFHKKIHTGEKPHKCVECGKSFRMSSSLTSHKRIHTGEKPYKCMECGKSFRINSSLTYHNRIHTGENPYKCVECGKGFANSSHLTSHKRIHTGEKPYKCRECGKTFTHTSQLISHNWIHTGEKPYKCMECGNGFSHHSSLTSHKRIHTGDKPYKCQHCGKSFTCSNSLTYHKRIHTGEKPYKCMVCGKSFNNSSHLSSHKRIHTGEKPYECVECGKSFRRSHDLISHTQIHLVGDTQENENENDSSVLTLQMIKEEGRPLEISESPSKIIRN